In the Topomyia yanbarensis strain Yona2022 chromosome 3, ASM3024719v1, whole genome shotgun sequence genome, one interval contains:
- the LOC131689127 gene encoding uncharacterized protein CG5098 has protein sequence MSGHNPPHGRLGQPNSTWNPLQVPSYIPRQPQLAHMSSERSLARSPLTWHTPPTHQDQLYNFMTANHKNNLEINPLLPTFGRGAGMPLGSVDLSLSSASRSTPSPKGNNHQQPGPPGPHGQQQHTSAMPSIIPPVLGGPLMPDQNDHFHPKMVPGLGPQQQQPQHHMNTNHNRSPSASQIGGVIQSTAALKDRSGHHLLGSSAGVSSVGANSQTSCSFLGNSGNNSLGLGSGSAGGNGYYNMMSSNSSGSNNNASIGGNTSINNRPLAGPAGATAPSLAMGLVGEFAAMLPGGLHIKDTKQINNEAGGRNGKDNAPANTEPSDLVKDIIMHAMQSTAVSVSPKQDSQIRLPVPPAQSPARSPPPTNASVDKPFPMISADVPSTTEGTKTADNKASLPQITPANLPVATETINSDRTSPNQSITTSEDSADSNSTKSRRRRKPDRTNKMGSGELERIHDFLGGGDNSTDKCERIDGIDPMRPNIAVRNDIASLALEGISSLSQGLASDSSHSPHITDLSDSTRINLQNLNESNSNHVDESIKSATVNSVISSVLSAAADAMELNRKDSESNSDDCETIDKIAAMISSTEIDAVPTQTALKPPADTIAELAKNDNECSSFNGPMIQAKGSLIADNEKSQFTKNDADESYEEIENKLEEMFAGIEESSPSCSKSSSTIGEKKLSPSKQINEPTDILVQLSEKSEESVVTNLRVSPVEVDSFSTEPSTSGTQKKLVTPATKRTISGKTSGASGTSPNRRKKILKKKPNQYKGTFAAAEERAATLSAKFNKKPLSKGNGKKGSGSGSTTSKNVKVKTNESGGPVDPSGKYKGPFVQVKSDGSHVVINTPINEDDTEKAQNKTKKFTTSMNSSEKSKIRGLHVSTLSTKYDADTTDTSWMCVFCKVGPHKTRLGDLFGPYIISTKSNEFQQSQTDEDYFNVKRTRDSLASKLSTTGESSRTASPSKSKKRKISDQGVVAAPSASDTNIGATSLPAPDIFYGMVKAGDDSYEVWMHEDCLVWAPGVHIVGTRIVGLEAAIWNCWRHHCRLCSQYGAMVSCLHRGCNEEAHVVCARKNNWELSDEFKSSCTQHSKTNS, from the exons ATGTCTGGACACAATCCACCTCACGGACGACTAGGCCAGCCGAATTCTACTTGGAATCCGCTACAG GTTCCCTCGTATATTCCTCGGCAGCCACAGTTGGCTCACATGTCCAGTGAACGGTCTCTGGCGAGATCACCGCTAACATGGCATACCCCGCCCACTCATCAGGATCAGCTGTACAACTTTATGACTGCTAATCACAAAAAC AATCTAGAAATAAATCCCTTGCTGCCAACATTTGGAAGAGGTGCCGGTATGCCACTAGGATCAGTTGACCTGTCTCTATCGTCAGCCTCCCGTAGCACACCTTCCCCGAAGGGGAACAATCATCAACAACCAGGGCCACCAGGTCCACATGGTCAACAGCAGCATACTTCGGCGATGCCATCAATCATTCCGCCCGTTCTGGGAGGACCCCTGATGCCGGACCAAAACGATCATTTTCATCCTAAAATGGTTCCTGGTCTCGGTCCACAACAGCAACAGCCGCAGCATCACATGAATAC GAATCACAATCGTTCTCCCTCAGCAAGCCAAATCGGTGGCGTTATACAATCGACTGCAGCTTTAAAAGATCGTTCTGGACACCATTTGTTGGGAAGTTCCGCTGGTGTCAGTAGCGTAGGGGCAAATTCGCAAACCTCGTGCAGTTTCCTCGGTAATAGTGGAAACAATAGCTTAGGACTTGGATCCGGTAGCGCCGGTGGTAATGGATATTACAACATGATGAGCAGCAACAGCAGTGGAAGTAATAATAACGCTTCTATTGGTGGTAATACTAGTATTAACAACAGGCCGCTGGCTGGACCTGCCGGTGCAACCGCTCCCTCTTTAGCAATGGGACTGGTCGGCGAATTCGCCGCGATGCTCCCTGGTGGATTGCATATCAAGGATACCAAGCAAATCAATAACGAGGCTGGCGGAAGAAACGGCAAGGATAAT GCCCCTGCCAATACTGAACCATCCGACCTGGTTAAAGATATTATAATGCATGCCATGCAAAGTACTGCAGTTTCTGTCTCACCCAAGCAAG ACTCACAAATACGTCTACCCGTTCCCCCGGCTCAAAGTCCTGCGCGAAGTCCGCCGCCGACCAATGCAAGTGTGGACAAACCATTCCCGATGATTTCTGCGGATGTGCCATCTACAACGGAAGGAACTAAAACTGCCGATAACAAAGCCAGTTTGCCACAAATAACGCCAGCAAATCTACCAGTAGCTACAGAAACAATCAACAGCGATCGAACTTCCCCTAATCAAAGCATTACCACGAGTGAAGATTCTGCCGATTCAAATTCAACTAAATCGCGTAGACGACGGAAGCCAGATCGGACCAATAAGATGGGCTCAGGTGAGCTGGAGAGGATACATGATTTTCTCGGAGGAGGTGATAATAGCACAGATAAGTGCGAACGAATCGACGGTATCGATCCTATGAGGCCTAATATAGCAGTCAGGAATGATATAGCCTCACTTGCGCTTGAAGGAATCAGCAGTCTCAGTCAAGGACTTGCCAGTGATAGTAGTCATAGTCCCCATATTACAGATCTGTCCGATAGTACACGGATAAACCTACAAAATTTGAATGAAAGCAATAGCAACCATGTTGACGAGTCGATAAAATCTGCCACAGTAAACTCAGTCATATCTAGTGTGCTTTCGGCCGCTGCTGACGCCATGGAATTAAATCGGAAGGATAGCGAGTCGAATTCAGATGATTGTGAGACTATCGATAAAATAGCAGCGATGATATCCAGTACTGAAATTGATGCTGTTCCAACTCAAACCGCACTCAAGCCACCGGCCGATACAATTGCTGAGCTGGCGAAAAATGACAACGAATGTAGTAGCTTCAATGGTCCAATGATACAAGCCAAGGGTTCCTTAATTGCCGATAATGAAAAGTCACAGTTTACAAAAAATGATGCTGATGAAAGTTACGAAGAG ATTGAAAATAAGTTAGAGGAGATGTTCGCGGGAATAGAAGAATCTTCACCATCATGTTCCAAGTCATCGTCCACTATAGGAGAAAAGAAACTATCCCCATCGAAGCAGATAAACGAACCAACGGATATTCTTGTTCAATTATCAGAAAAATCAGAAGAATCTGTGGTTACAAATCTAAGGGTTTCTCCCGTAGAAGTAGACAGTTTTTCGACTGAACCAAGCACAAGTGGAACACAGAAAAAATTGGTGACTCCAGCAACTAAACGAACAATTTCCGGAAAGACCTCCGGTGCTTCTGGAACATCCCCAAatagaaggaaaaaaatattgaagaaaaAACCTAACCAATATAAGGGAACATTTGCAGCTGCTGAGGAAAGGGCGGCCACCTTAAGTGCTAAGTTTAACAAGAAGCCGCTAAGCAAAGGAAACGGAAAGAAAGGAAGTGGCTCTGGGTCTACGACGAgtaaaaatgtcaaagtaaaGACGAACGAGAGTGGTGGACCTGTTGATCCCAGTGGCAAGTATAAAGGACCTTTCGTACAAGTCAAATCCGACGGTAGCCACGTGGTGATTAACACCCCAATCAATGAAGACGACACCGAGAAGGCACAGAACAAGACTAAGAAATTTACCACTAGCATGAACAGTTCCGAAAAAAGTAAAATTCGAGGTCTACACGTGAGCACACTAAGCACCAAATATGACGCAGATACTACAGACACAAGTTGGATGTGTGTGTTCTGCAAGGTGGGACCGCACAAGACTAGACTAGGAGATCTCTTTGGACCGTACATCATCAGTACCAAGTCAAATGAGTTCCAACAGAGCCAAACTGATGAAGATTATTTCAACGTGAAACGGACGCGGGATAGTCTTGCCTCGAAACTATCGACAACGGGTGAATCTTCTAGAACGGCGAGTCCG TCCAAGTCGAAGAAAAGAAAAATTAGTGATCAAGGAGTGGTTGCCGCACCGAGTGCTAGTGATACAAACATAGGAGCCACATCACTACCGGCACCGGACATATTCTACGGAATGGTGAAGGCCGGAGACGATTCCTATGAGGTGTGGATGCACGAGGACTGTTTGGTTTGGGCTCCTGGAGTGCACATCGTTGGCACGCGGATTGTTGGTCTCGAGGCAGCGATTTGGAACTGCTGGCGGCATCATTGCCGACTCTGCTCTCAATATGGAGCCATGGTGAGCTGCTTGCATCGTGGATGTAACGAAGAAGCCCACGTGGTATGTGCACGGAAAAATAATTGGGAATTGAGTGATGAGTTCAAGTCAAGCTGCACTCAACACTCCAAAACAAACTCTTGA